TAAAATATTATTTTATAATATACTAATATTAGTTCATTATTATTTATAATATTATTGTTTTTTGAAAAAAAATTAATTAAAAATAGAATTAATATGGAGAATCTTTTTTGGAGACATTATCCTTAATTATGCCGTGAGCTTTAGGATAGAATCCAACTTCAGTTGACATTTTTCTCATATTTTCAATGATTTCATTTGTTGGAATAGCTACCGGACAGTTTAAAGTGCATAATCCGCATAATGTGCACATGTAAAGACCTGAATTATAGCAGGTCTCATCATCCTCTATAAATTTTGACATTGCAACACCACGGCCGCCCAGATAATTGTTGAAGCCAAATTCATTGCCTACTGCATTATATACAGGACAGTGAACTACACAGTTGCCGCAGCCTATACAGTAAAGGCATTCAGGTGTAGCTTCGCTTCTTCCATTGTCTAGAAAAATTACAACAACTCTTTCAGCGCCGTACATGTTTTTAAGCAGTTTCTTTTCAATGTCTGCTGTTTTTGACGGTCCGGATATTACATTCATATATGAGGTTACATAGCTTCCTGTTGCAAAAATTGTTTCAAGCTTTACAAGAGAGATTGCGTCTTCCAAAGTAGGTACAATTTTATCAATTCCAGCTACGATTATATGCAAATCTTTTAGTGAAACTATTGAAATATTGCCCTCATTGTGCACCATTACACATGACCCCTCTTCGGATGCAATTGCATTGGCTCCACTTATACCTACGTTTGCATTTTTTAGGCGATTCAGCACATCACTTCTGACAGTCTCCATAATTTCACGTGGCCTGGCAGATACATTAACGTCAAGAGAATCATTTACAATATCAGCTATGTTTGAAACATTGAGATGTGAAGCAGGGCCTGTCGGATGAACCGGCTTATTGTCTGTCTTTTTAAGCTGTAAAATTCTGTCTCCAAGATCAGTTTCAACTACATCAATACTTTTTTCGGCCAAATGAGCTTTCAGATTAATTTCACCTAAGGTATTTGATTTTGCTTTAGCTACAACAGATGCATCATACTCATCAAGCAGGCCGTCTATGATATCAATTGCATCATCTGCAGTTTCGGCAAATCTGCAGTCAATGTCATTGCGTTTGAATGACTCCCTAACCTGACTGAAGAGCTCTTCATTGTGCTCAATGGAATACTTTTTGATTTCACGGACTCTTGATTCAAGTCTTTTGGCAGATGGTGAATCCTTTATTGAATTTGATCTGTTTTTAACTGTGTTAAATGATTTTCTCATGGTTTCAAGTTCACTCGGCTTCATCCGCATCACCATATTTTACTAAAAATTCACATAAATCAAGTACTTCCATTCCATCATTTTCCAGATTGAGCTTGCAGAAAGGACATGCTGTCACCAGTGTGGTACATCCGGTTTGCTTTGCCTGATTGATTCTTGTCTGCGCCATCTGGTCTGCTATTTCAGGATATGCTGATTTTACGCCTCCGCCGGCACCGCAGCATAAACTGTTTTCACGAATGTTTTCCATTTCAAGCAGATTTGCAACAGATTTGATGACATTTCTCGGCGCATCAAAAACATTCAGGTGACGTCCGAGATGGCATGAATCATGATAGGTTACATCCAAATCCTTTTTGGAAAAAACAAGTTTATCATCTTTAATAAGTTCTTCTAAAAGCTGGGATATGTGGATAACATCAACATCGTCATAATCCTCCTTTAGAGTCTTATAACATCCCGCACATGATGTGAGAACTTTCTGATTTTTAAATACCTTAGAGTTCTTTTCAATCTGCTTTTTGGCTTCGTCAGTAAAACCTGTCCTGAGCAATACTGAACCGCAGCATTTTTCATCTTCTAAAATAGTATAGTCGATTCCTGCTTTTTTTAAAAGAGCTTCGGTTGCCTTTTGAATATTGGTTTCCCGCTCTCTTGCAGTACATCCTCTAAAATAAAGCATGATTTATTCCTCTTCATCGTCAAGAGTGATTTCATTTTTTAATGCAAGTTCCTTAACAACCTTGTTCAAGTTGTTCTGCATGTTGTCTACAATGAAATATAATTTTAAAACTGTGTAAAACAATATTACAAATACCAAGATAATTATAAAGTCCAGACCACGGGTAATACCGAATATCCGTGCAAAGGTCATACTTACTTCGGGAAAGATTGCAAACAGACTGACAACTATCCAAAATAATGACCATAACAAAACAGTAAAAAATGAGTTTTTCCCTTTTAAATATCTTGTTATAAACCATATGATTGCTATTAAAGCAATAACTGGAAATATTAAAGCATATAAATACATTTTACCACCTTAAAATTGATGTTTAATCATCTGTAATAATATTTTTAGCGCAACAACCGCATTTGTTCCCTTTGCCTGGGTTTCAGGAGTATATATTGTCTGGATTGGAACTTCAGCAAACGGAATATTGTTGTCATTAATTTCACGTATGAATTCTGAAGAAATGAGATAACCTGTAGCATTGATGCTGATTTTGTCAAGTGCATCAACGGTTATTGCCCTGAAACCTGTCTGAGAGTCACTTACATCCACACGATAGAATATTCTTGTTAAAAGATTCATGATTGCATTAGCATATTTTCTGCTGAAAGGCATGTCATCCAGAGGCCTTACGCCAATTACAGCCTGAGCCTGACCGGTAACTAAAGGTTTTATGACCTCATCCAAATCATCAGCTGAATGCTGGCCGTCAGAGTCCATGCTCACAATATATTTCGGATTGTATCTCAAAACTGCCTCAAAACCAGTTTGTGTAGCAATACCCACACCACGATTGATCAATAAATTAAAAATATGAACCTTACTAGGATACTTCTTTTTGGACTGCTTAATAACTTCAAGAGTATTGTCTGAAGAGCCGTCATTGACAATTACCATATTATATCCTTTCTTGGCTATATCCTCTATAACCGGCTGGATTCTTGTTGATTCATTGTATGCCGGAAGAACTACATAGGTTGCATCCTTGTCTTCGGCAGTCAGTTCATATTCCATTTTACACCTTCTATAATGGTCCTGCATC
Above is a window of uncultured Methanobrevibacter sp. DNA encoding:
- a CDS encoding DUF2304 domain-containing protein, producing the protein MYLYALIFPVIALIAIIWFITRYLKGKNSFFTVLLWSLFWIVVSLFAIFPEVSMTFARIFGITRGLDFIIILVFVILFYTVLKLYFIVDNMQNNLNKVVKELALKNEITLDDEEE
- a CDS encoding LUD domain-containing protein — encoded protein: MKPSELETMRKSFNTVKNRSNSIKDSPSAKRLESRVREIKKYSIEHNEELFSQVRESFKRNDIDCRFAETADDAIDIIDGLLDEYDASVVAKAKSNTLGEINLKAHLAEKSIDVVETDLGDRILQLKKTDNKPVHPTGPASHLNVSNIADIVNDSLDVNVSARPREIMETVRSDVLNRLKNANVGISGANAIASEEGSCVMVHNEGNISIVSLKDLHIIVAGIDKIVPTLEDAISLVKLETIFATGSYVTSYMNVISGPSKTADIEKKLLKNMYGAERVVVIFLDNGRSEATPECLYCIGCGNCVVHCPVYNAVGNEFGFNNYLGGRGVAMSKFIEDDETCYNSGLYMCTLCGLCTLNCPVAIPTNEIIENMRKMSTEVGFYPKAHGIIKDNVSKKDSPY
- a CDS encoding (Fe-S)-binding protein, with protein sequence MLYFRGCTARERETNIQKATEALLKKAGIDYTILEDEKCCGSVLLRTGFTDEAKKQIEKNSKVFKNQKVLTSCAGCYKTLKEDYDDVDVIHISQLLEELIKDDKLVFSKKDLDVTYHDSCHLGRHLNVFDAPRNVIKSVANLLEMENIRENSLCCGAGGGVKSAYPEIADQMAQTRINQAKQTGCTTLVTACPFCKLNLENDGMEVLDLCEFLVKYGDADEAE
- a CDS encoding glycosyltransferase family 2 protein encodes the protein MEYELTAEDKDATYVVLPAYNESTRIQPVIEDIAKKGYNMVIVNDGSSDNTLEVIKQSKKKYPSKVHIFNLLINRGVGIATQTGFEAVLRYNPKYIVSMDSDGQHSADDLDEVIKPLVTGQAQAVIGVRPLDDMPFSRKYANAIMNLLTRIFYRVDVSDSQTGFRAITVDALDKISINATGYLISSEFIREINDNNIPFAEVPIQTIYTPETQAKGTNAVVALKILLQMIKHQF